In the genome of Oscillospiraceae bacterium, the window TTCCGCTTGAGCCTCCGCAAAGAGCGCCGCGGCTTCGGCCTGATCGACTTCATTCCCGTTCAGTGCCGCTTCCGCCATTGCGACGGCTTGTTTTGCGGTATTATAAATTTTCAATACCGGCTCGTATTTTTCCTTCGCTTCCGTATATTGATTATATCCATCGTTATATAAAGCCTCATTGCTGTTATATTCGGCCAAACCTGCGTTATACTGTGCCCAACCGCTGTCCAGCTGATCGCGCGACTTCTGAAGCTGAGCTTCCCCTTCCTTATATTTAGCCTGCCCGACGGCAAGCTGGGTTTTGCCGTCGGAAATCTGTTTTCTGGACTCCGCCAATTTGGATTCGGCGATATAGAGTTCGGTTTTGGATTTTTGAACGCCTTCGTTGTATTGCGTCCAGCCGGCTTCAATTTCCGCTTTGGATTGCTCCAGTTTCAGTTTCGCTTCATTCAGCTTTCGCTTTGCGTCGTCAAGTTTGCGTTCTGCATCGGTCTTTTGGGTATTCAGTTGCATTTCGGCATCGGTAATCTGAGTTTTTATCTTTTGAAGAAACTGAGCATAGCTGATCCGTCCCGCTGCGTCGATCAGATCGGATGCGGTACGGATGTTCGAATCGTACCGTTCATCGAATGCGGTCACACCCGCAGCCCGGTTCAGCAGCACGTAAAGCTCCGTATAGCGGGAATATTTGAATTCGGCGGCAGGGAGCATGATGTAATACATGATGATGCCGTTTCCGATTGAGGAATTGCCATAAGAATAGGAAAACTGCTGCGGAGACTTCATCAATCCGACAACGGTATAATCTTTGCCCGATATGATGGTATCGGTTGCGGTCTGCCCCGCGTAATCCGAAAATTTAATGACGTCGCCGACAGCGATGTCATCATCACGCATCCGATAAGGAACGGCGATGCACTCACCCGGATTTTCCGGCAGACGGCCGGCGACGAGCTGGATTTGATTAAGCGTATCTTTTTCGCCGGCGTTCGGCAGGGCGCATACGCGGGCCACGCTGTTGCCGGAGTCTTCAACGACGATCAAATCGGCAGAATAAGAGGGCATCACCCCTTTGACGCCCTCGAGTTTACGGACAGATGCAACATCGCTGTCATCAAAGCCGACGGTTGAGATAATCTCCAAATCCATCAGCGATGATGCATTGAAATAATTCTCGGCTGTTGCGCGCATGCTGGGAGCCGTCGCCTTTACGCCCACAAAAAAACCGACGCTTAAAAAGGTGATGAGGGCGATTGAGATAAACCGCTCACGGGAACGCAGCATTTCCCGACAGGTGTCTTTGACCAAAGTACTGAGTTTCATGTCCGCTCCTTTTACAGTGAAGGCCCGACGGCAAAGCCGGCTACCATTCCAGTTCCTCCACGCTTACGGGCGAGGGATTGATATCAATGGAAGCCACTGAACCGTTTCGCATGCGAATGACCCGGTCGGCCATAGGGGCAATCACCGCGTTATGCGTGATTAAAACGACTGTCATCTTCTGGCGTTTGCAGGTCTCCTGCAGCAAAGCGAGAATCTTTTTGCCCGTCGTATAGTCCAACGCTCCGGTCGGTTCATCACATAACAGCAGTTTCGGATTTTTGGCTAACGCCCGCGCAATGGCGACCCGCTGCTGTTCACCGCCAGAGAGTTGGGAGGGAAAATTATGTACGCGTTCGCTCAGACCGACGCTTGTCAATACTTCCACAGGGTTTAATTTGCTGTCGCAAATCTGAGATGCGAGTTCTACGTTTTCACTGGCCGTCAGGTTCGGAATAAGGTTATAAAACTGAAAAACAAAACCGATGTCCATCCGCCGGTATTGGATCATTTTTGATTCGGAGAGAGAACTTACGTTTTTTCCGTCGACGATGATTTCCCCTTCATCGCTGTTGTCGATGCCTCCCAGCATATTGAGAAC includes:
- a CDS encoding ABC transporter ATP-binding protein gives rise to the protein MDPYIVFKDVYKRYQMGEVTIVAADAVNFTIEKGEFAIITGASGAGKTTVLNMLGGIDNSDEGEIIVDGKNVSSLSESKMIQYRRMDIGFVFQFYNLIPNLTASENVELASQICDSKLNPVEVLTSVGLSERVHNFPSQLSGGEQQRVAIARALAKNPKLLLCDEPTGALDYTTGKKILALLQETCKRQKMTVVLITHNAVIAPMADRVIRMRNGSVASIDINPSPVSVEELEW